One region of Candidatus Acidiferrales bacterium genomic DNA includes:
- a CDS encoding M20/M25/M40 family metallo-hydrolase — MRSRIGLFFALISIFYTTCANSACAQHLKQSTLASFQAQMPGIDLGKLDVDALGWLQGLIRINTTNPPGNELVAAKYLADILQKEGIPADVYQSTPGRGILIARLSASAVPNPSRALLLLGHLDVVGVDKSKWQVDPFGAVIQNGYLYGRGAIDDKGMTIANLAVLVALKRANVPLSRDVILLAEGDEEADSSAGMKFAVDNYWEKIAAGFSLNEGGSVVMKDGKVQYVGVQAAEKVPVNVTVTATGTSGHASIPLPDNAIMRLSQSIEKISAYQTPFQLTPVTEAYFEQLSQVADPDIAKWMRALDSSVRADLAEEKIAAANPLWNAMMRDTIAPTMLQAGIRSNVVPSEAQATLNVRLLPGNSIDAVLLKLESVVKDPQIQFHADTSVGEAAPSSSLASELFNTIQKATQEEFPDAPVVPMMSASASDSAFLRLRNVQAYGLLPFPLTEADAMRMHGDNERISLDSFDKGIEFLYRVVDDFVAEK, encoded by the coding sequence ATGCGAAGCAGGATAGGGCTGTTTTTTGCGCTGATATCGATCTTCTACACCACATGCGCCAATTCCGCGTGCGCGCAGCATCTCAAGCAATCCACGCTGGCATCATTCCAAGCGCAAATGCCAGGGATCGATCTCGGCAAATTGGACGTAGACGCGCTCGGATGGCTCCAGGGCCTTATTCGCATCAATACGACCAATCCGCCCGGAAATGAGCTCGTCGCCGCCAAGTATCTCGCGGACATTTTGCAAAAAGAAGGAATTCCAGCAGATGTTTACCAGAGCACGCCTGGGCGCGGAATCTTGATTGCCCGGCTTTCGGCCAGCGCTGTGCCCAATCCTTCGCGCGCGCTGCTTCTGCTCGGCCACCTTGACGTCGTCGGCGTGGACAAATCGAAGTGGCAGGTCGATCCCTTCGGCGCCGTAATCCAAAACGGCTATCTATACGGCCGCGGCGCGATCGACGACAAAGGCATGACCATCGCTAACCTCGCCGTGCTCGTGGCGCTGAAGCGTGCGAACGTGCCCTTGAGCCGCGACGTAATTCTCCTTGCCGAAGGCGACGAAGAAGCGGACAGCTCAGCGGGAATGAAATTTGCGGTCGATAATTACTGGGAAAAAATCGCTGCCGGCTTTTCATTGAACGAAGGGGGCAGCGTCGTCATGAAGGATGGCAAAGTGCAATACGTCGGTGTGCAGGCTGCGGAAAAGGTTCCCGTGAACGTCACGGTGACAGCGACGGGGACCTCCGGTCACGCTTCTATTCCGCTGCCGGACAACGCCATCATGCGTCTTTCCCAATCCATCGAGAAAATCAGCGCCTACCAGACACCATTTCAATTGACTCCGGTAACCGAAGCGTATTTCGAGCAACTTTCTCAAGTCGCCGATCCGGATATTGCCAAATGGATGCGCGCTCTTGATTCTTCGGTGCGTGCCGACCTTGCGGAAGAAAAAATTGCCGCTGCCAATCCATTGTGGAACGCCATGATGCGCGATACGATCGCACCGACGATGCTCCAGGCCGGCATCCGCTCGAACGTCGTTCCTTCCGAAGCGCAAGCGACGCTGAATGTGCGTTTGTTGCCGGGAAACTCGATTGACGCCGTGCTGCTGAAACTGGAAAGCGTAGTGAAGGATCCACAAATCCAATTTCATGCGGACACTTCCGTTGGCGAAGCGGCTCCTTCGTCTTCGCTCGCGAGCGAATTATTCAACACCATCCAGAAAGCGACGCAGGAAGAGTTCCCTGATGCGCCCGTCGTGCCCATGATGTCCGCCTCCGCGTCGGACTCCGCTTTTCTGCGTCTGCGCAACGTGCAGGCCTATGGCCTGCTGCCATTTCCGCTCACGGAAGCAGACGCCATGCGCATGCATGGCGATAACGAGCGCATTTCTTTGGATTCATTTGACAAGGGAATTGAATTTCTCTACCGCGTCGTGGATGATTTCGTGGCCGAGAAATAA
- a CDS encoding VWA domain-containing protein, whose translation MRRKSVIRAGLVMFFAAACLSPRNAIAQQQGPIKPPKQQGQQPPPAQQHPQPQFSLTVQSQLVQVNTVVTDQDGNIITGLKQQNFRIFDGNQPEPITNFEPNTAPITIVLLIEFSNRYQGFFGLVAKYLSYGFVDHLGPQDWAALVTFDLKTHVVVDFTHSKMEIDNAINNLFVPGFSEASTFDALIDTINRLKDVSGKKAILLVGTGADTFSKNNLDQTYNALKQTNVTVFCIGSAEMQEVYNPVQPISYLQAKNEMDTFGKLTGGMAWFPRFEGEMPDIFTNIVQFLRNQYSIGYTPPDSAHDGKFHKIKVEVVDDKGQPLMIPNRKGKPKKVVVYAREGYIAPPPTPAD comes from the coding sequence ATGCGACGAAAATCCGTGATTCGCGCAGGCCTTGTGATGTTCTTTGCAGCAGCATGTCTCTCGCCGCGCAACGCAATCGCCCAACAACAGGGCCCCATCAAACCTCCAAAGCAGCAGGGGCAACAGCCGCCGCCCGCGCAGCAGCATCCGCAGCCACAATTTTCGCTGACGGTTCAATCGCAGTTGGTGCAGGTGAATACGGTGGTCACGGATCAGGACGGAAATATCATCACGGGCCTCAAGCAACAGAACTTTCGCATCTTTGATGGCAATCAGCCGGAACCGATCACGAATTTCGAGCCGAATACCGCGCCGATCACCATCGTACTACTGATTGAATTCAGCAATCGCTATCAGGGATTTTTCGGCTTAGTCGCAAAGTATCTGTCCTATGGATTCGTGGATCATCTTGGTCCACAGGACTGGGCTGCGCTGGTTACTTTCGATTTGAAGACTCACGTGGTGGTTGATTTTACGCACAGCAAGATGGAGATCGATAACGCTATCAATAACCTTTTCGTGCCGGGATTCAGCGAGGCAAGTACGTTCGACGCGTTGATCGACACGATCAATCGTTTGAAGGATGTCTCCGGAAAGAAGGCGATTCTGCTGGTTGGGACGGGAGCGGACACATTCAGCAAGAATAATCTGGACCAAACGTACAACGCCCTGAAGCAAACAAACGTGACTGTATTTTGCATCGGGTCTGCGGAAATGCAGGAGGTCTACAATCCGGTCCAGCCCATCAGCTATCTGCAGGCAAAAAATGAAATGGATACTTTCGGAAAACTCACCGGAGGTATGGCTTGGTTCCCTCGATTCGAAGGAGAAATGCCCGATATCTTCACCAACATCGTGCAATTTCTGCGCAACCAATACTCGATCGGCTATACGCCGCCGGATTCCGCGCACGACGGCAAATTCCACAAGATCAAGGTCGAGGTGGTCGACGATAAAGGACAGCCGCTCATGATTCCGAACCGAAAAGGGAAGCCGAAAAAGGTGGTTGTCTACGCACGCGAAGGTTACATTGCGCCGCCGCCAACTCCCGCCGACTAG